The Natribaculum luteum genome contains the following window.
GAATAGATATCCGACTCATTTCTCATAACAATGATTCTCCGAATTACAGTCAAAAACGCAAAAGCCACCAGAAGGAGTTTTAAGATTTGGTAAGTCAGAACCCCATTACGAGGATAAGCAAGAACGACCGTCAACACTAGCATAAAGAACGCTATCTCAAAGTCGACTAAACTACTAGAATCAATATCCTGTTTGAATGCCTTAGACTCAGGGACAGGTTCAATATCTGAATGACGACTATCCATTTGCCAGATAGAATCCTATTCTAAATTGGTCTTATATCTATCGAGACGATTATTTATTTGACCAACACAAATGCTATTCTATGAGTAAGCTTCCGTTTGAAATCGGGCGGACGTACCATCGGGTCGAGGATATTCACGAAGAGTTCGGCGGAAACAGGTATAGCGGAATCGCGCCCTGTGGGGATTACCCGTACGTCTTCATTTTCTTCGGCGAATCCGGAGAATGGCACGGATATGACGATGAACTCCTCGAGGATGGAAGGCTACTCTACACCGGTGAAGGACGAGACGGAGACATGACAATGGAGGCCGGAAATGCAGCAATCCGGGACCACGAAGAAAATAACGACGAGATTCATGTCTTCGAAAGCGGTGAAGGTGCGTGGGAGGTGTCCTATGTCGGTCAGTTTGAATATGAGGATCATCACTGGACGCGTCTCCCAGATCGTAGCGATAATATGCGCGATGCAGTCCGATTCGAGCTCGTCCCTGCCGGTGGTGTGGAAATGGATACTGGGGTCACAAGCCTCGATGACATCCCCGTAGATGAACTGTACGATCAGGCTGAGGCGAGTGTGAATGGCGAAGGTCGAACGACGAGCGAATCGCGATCTCGCACCACGTATTCACGATCGGAGGTTGTTAGAAAATACGCGCTTCGAGCCGCTGACGGTGTGTGTCAAGGCTGTGGTGATGATGCCCCGTTTCTCACTGATGATGGAGAACCCTTCCTCGAGGTACACCATCTTCGCCGGCGCAGCGACGGTGGGGCCGACCACCCAAAGAATGTGATCGCACTATGTCCGAACTGCCATCGACGGGTCCACCATGGGCGTAATGGAAACGAATTTAATCAAGATCTGATTGGCAGAGCAGAACAACTACTCCCGAGGTAGTCGATTGTCCTCGAAGACGGGATTCGCGGACACAGTACTCCAGTAAGTAGAGATGCTCTCCCTATTGGTGATACTCACCATGAGAAATGCCATAATTGGTTGGGGAGTAGCGAGAATATATCCCTGGAACGGATTTGAAGACAGTTTTGTGGACACGATCTTTCAACAGTGGTATACTCTTTGAGTATTGTTCTGCCAGTGTCCCGCCAACTCTATAGATTAATAGACTACTTTGAAGACGAAAGGGTGTGAAGTAGGCGGTACTATAAGAAATGGCAACAGAACAAATTGAAAGCAATTCAGATCAAGAGATAGAAAGGCAGCCCGAAACATGGCAGGAACGAATCGTGCGCTGGCGATATGAGTCAAACAGTACACCCAAGCGGATCATTGGATTTTGGCTGAAAGCAGGTATTGAAGTCATTATTATCATTGGCATACCAATGGGATTATTCATATTCACAACTACAACTCTTGTTGATTTTACCCTCTCAACACTTCCAATCCTTCCAACTGCTTTAGAATCAAAGACGATAGCGTGGTCTATACTTACCGCTGGAAGTTGGTTGTCACTTCGATGTATGCTAACAGAGGAACTCGAACTGGTCAATGCGCAATAGAAGATGGAGGAGAATTATTTTTTCCTCTAGCAATACTATCTAAGAGCGCATCTGCGGTGACGTCTTTGGCGGCACCAAACATGTGTGCCACAGAGACTGCCAATTGTATTACTAAACGGGCAGGAGTAGGGACTGCCAGCATGAATCTAAGCTCAAATATCGGATACACAACAGCAATTGTAATGCCTAGTGCAGGAGTGGATATACTTCCAATAGTGAATCCAAGTAGAGCACCGATCAGCACAATCGTATTAACGAATACAGCAATAAATACTAGAAGATATTGTTTCTCTTGGCTATTTACATCTTCAAAGAACTCCTGAATGGAGTCCACACCGGAAACGCGGAATAAGGAAACAGTCAACGCTGTATAGATGACAAACCACGATACTGCAGTATACATGACGTAGCCCGCAAGTTCAGGGCTAAAAATATAACTCCCGATCAGGGTTGGGCTCAGAAAGAGGGTATGACCGAGACTAATAGGTACAAGGAAGAATCCAAGCACGGCCCAATATCTGAGCACTACTCGTGGGATTCCTGGAGCCTCACCCATTGTTCTGGGATAAACATACACTGTTCTAATGGGTAAAACTTTTCGGTCGTGTCCCAAACTCGTCTAGAGTCGTAACTGACTCCTGTGGAAACAGGGTCACCTCTGGTATCCACCCCGAAGTGACCCATGCACGCCACAATCGACGCGCAAGTCACGGTTAGTATCGACTTAGACAAAACGCTACCGCTTGCCACTCTCGCTGAATCTTTTACAGAGCTTCACCTCGAGGCGACGATCCTCGAGGAGCTTGTCAAAAGCCTCGACGAGCGCCTCGTCGAGGCGTACTGTGGGGAGAAGCACGCGCGCGGAAACGGCGATCGCCGTTTCCAGCGCGCCGGAACCTCAACACGAACAGCTGTGACAACCGCAGGAGAGCACGAATTCACCCTTCATCACGTCAAAGATACCGCTGCCACCGGTGACAATCCTACCTACTTCCGCCCTCTCGAAGATCTCATCAAATTCGACGGGCAGCGCATCTATCAAGAGGATATTTCACTCCAGAGTACCGAACTCGCTACGTCGCTCAGCTTTCGTGATGCCGTCGCCCACGGCGACGGCTTCACTCCGATGCCTTCGAGAACGACGATCAACCGCCGAGTCCGTGAGTACGGCAGCAAACTCGGTGACTTCGTTCGTGATCGGCTTCCTGGGACGAATGCAGACACTGTCGTTCCTGACGGAACGAAGTGTCATAGCCAGGACGATCACTGCACGTACCACGACGTCAACGTCACTCTCGGACAGATCACCGAAGACAACGCGGAAACCACGCTCTTAGACGTCAATGTCAACGAGCCGTGGGACGATACAGCAGAAGATCTCGAAGAGAACGAGGCGATCACTGACGACGCGACGGTCGTCAGTGACGCCGAGGAATCCCTCGTCGACGCCTTCGAGACCAGCTATCGATCTCATCAGCTCGATCTCGTTCATGTCGGTCGAACGCTTGGATACAAGCTGTGGAAGGACGGTACCTTTTCGCTCGAAACGCGGAAAGCGATCGCCTCAGACGTCACAAACGACTTGTTCCATCTGAAAAACTCGGTTGCGCTCCATGCACCGAGGAATGAGCGTTTGGCGATCCGCGAGCGGATCGCCCAAACGCTCGAGAACCTCACGAAGGAGGCGTGGCGCTTAGAGCAACAGGACTCTCCAAAAGCAGCGGCGTACCTCCGAAAATGGGCAGAAGCAACCGTCACGTTCGCCGAACTCGCACTCGAGGGACAAGAGGTTCTGTGGACGTCGAACGTGGTCGAACGAGCCATGGGCGAAATCTCGAAGCGGTGTAAAAACCAGTGGATGAGATGGACAGAGTCCGGCTTAGAATCGCTCCTCTGGCTCAATCTCGTGAGATATGCCGAGTCCGAGCAGTTCGCGGCGTTCGCCGACGAACTGCTCGAGCGTTCAGCCAAAACAGCCATCACATTGGAGGTGTCAGTTGACGCTACCAGAGGCGAACTCTAGACGAGTTTGTGACGGGACCAACTTTTCGAACACCCCCGAAGTCCTACTAATAGCACTTTTAGAGCTTAGAATACGGTTTTCACGGACTTTTCATTTCTAGTAGCTTGGCTATTATTCGAAAGAAAAAATTTCTACGACACAAGTATTCCCTTCAACACGAATTTTGTATTAGTGCACTAACTAGTTGGAGAATATATCCCAGTATCAGGAGAGAAATTCCTATAGCAGCAGGCGCCCACTGACGCCTGAATTTTCTAAGTTCTTCTCTGGGAGTGTCCAATCTGCCGGGTTCTGGCTCAAAATCACTAAGATACATCGAAACAGTAGCAGGAGACGGTTCAAACCCGTCTGTCCTTAGCAATTTATACATCTTATTAGCACGATATGCTTTAGGAAGGATTGATGGTGCCAGAAGAATTGCGCCAATGAGATCTAACAATAGCCCGAAAATGCTCAGGATAAGAGGGTCGATAGGGGAATTTAACATTAATAGATATCTTCTCATTTCAGACCTAAACTTATCGTCTTGGGCGCGGATATTCATCTGGATCAATTAATGCTATTTCCCAGATACCTTCGTCTTTGTGTATAATCCGGACTGGTTGATCTTTCACATTTCCATCCTCGTCGACACATCCAAGCGCCCGAAGTTCGCTCTTCGGGAGCACAACACCGCCCGACGTACGACCAACTTGTACCAACTGATGGATCGGCATGGCTACGTTCGTAACTGTCCCTGAATCTGTTTAAACATTGGTCTCACCAGTACGAGACTATGATATTCCCGACCGCTATGACCACGGCCGCTCTCCTCGAGGTGAGGTGCTCGTCACTTACGAATGAGCGATTCCAGCCCAATTAATAGGCCGAAGAATTGGAACGCACTCGCCCGAACTCCTGGGGGCCTGTCCGCCCACGTCGTCACCGTCGACGGCGAGGTCGTCGAAAGCGCGTGCAGCCTCGAGTCGGACGACTGGTCCGTGCTCGAGCAGGGCGACGGTCCCGTTCGTCTTTGCGGGACGTGTGCGAACCATTTCAGCGGGGCGGGCCCGCGTCCGCTCGCCCTCAAGGATGACGTGAGTCTCCCCATCGACGGCGTCGACGTCGCCCCGATCGGGATGTCGGCCACACTGACTGACGGCTATCAAGTTGTGGAGGGAAACCGATGAGCAACGACCTTTTCGATGGTACTGAGACGTCGATCCACGACCCGAGCGACGTCTCCGAGGACGATCGCGTTCTCTCGAGTGACGTCGTCGACGGTGATCTGATCAAGCCGGAGCAAATGGCGATCGACGCCATCAAGCGGACCCTGACTCATCTGACCTATCGGGAGCTTCATGCCTTTGGAGCGGGGTTCGTTCCCCTATTTCTCGGCCTCGTCCTGGGTTTCAACGCCCTGATCGCGCTATCAGTACCCCTGGCGATCGTAGCCGTCGGCTGTGTCCGCTGCACGCCGATCGTCGGAGGCCGGGTGGCCAAGTGGACGATCAAGCAGCCACAATACCTTTTCCTCGGCCAATTCGTTGCGACGTTCACTGGCGGCCTTGTTGTGGCTATCATCCGCGTGGTCGGCTTCACTGCCGGCCTGGTAGCATGACCGGCCGATCAGCGAGTCCAGAGTCGAAGGCAATCTTCGGGGCCGGCATCGCCGCCGTCGCAATTGGCCGAGTTGCTGCCGAGGTCCGACGGCGACGTCGGAATCGACCCGCTCTCAAGGAGACCCATGAGTGAGGAGAAAACAATACAGGAGGTCTATCGAGATCGGAACCTGCTCGCGGCCGCCATTTCCCTGATGGCGTATCGTCTCGAGTCGAGCCGAACGCTCCACGAGTACGCCGGCGGCTGGACCGAGCCCGACGTCGACGACGCAGATGCCGACGAGTGGGCGATCGTCTGGGCCATCCTCGAGGGCAAGCAGGTCAGCTGGCACGTCCCCCGCGAACTCGTGGAACCGGTCGACCTCCCGAAGCGACCCCACGACTACGACGGCCATACCCGGGAAGAGAAGAACCAACGCCTCGAGGACTTCATCGAGTCCCGATAGCCACGAGAGCGCACCAATCGGATTGGATCAATTTCTCCCCGCAGTCTTGCGGTTTTCAGATTTTCGCCTTTTGATTTATCGGCAGGGAGAGAACCCGTTACCGGCTACAACATATGGCCGGAGAATATCCAGACGATTCTGACGACCTCTGGAAGCAAGAGGTAGAAGATCAGAACGATCGGACGATACGAGAAGAGTTCAAGAAGCTCCGGGAAGACTCCCGGTTCTGGGTCAACGGATTCGGTCCGTTCGTCGTCGAGCGCGAGAACGACCAACTCGTCGGAAAGGATGGGTGGGTCGCCAAGCCCGAAGGCATCGATGACGACCAGGAGGTCCGTGAGAAAGGTGTGATGATCGCCTGGTCGCGCTCGGTTCTCGACGCGGTAAAAGTCCGACCTCGAGGTGGCGGTGGATCCGACTACGTGAACGTCCGTCGCCTCGAGGTGGACAACGAACACAATCTGAAGGACGACGTCCACGAACCGACCTACGGGTGGCTGAAAAAGCGCGAAGGCGATCTAGTCCTCTACAGTGACGACGTCGAGAGCCGGTATTTCGAGACCGTCGAACCGACTGGATTCGACGACGGGACCGTCGAGTTTTCGAGTGCCGGCCGATCACGCGACGAGTACGTCGACGAGGCGGAGCAGTTCACCGCCGTCCCTCGCAATCTCGACGACTACGACGAGCCAGAGCAGTTCACCGTCACGCCGCACGGCATCACCGAGCGGGGGATGGAGTGGACCGACTCGATCATCATCCCGGCGGACGAGATTCCAAGCAAGATCGAGCAAGTGGCGGCTACCGATCACGTCGACCCCTCGGCTTACGAGACTGGCGGCTTGTTCCCGGAGACTGAGATCGAGGACAGCGGCCTCACTCTCGACGACCACATCACCGAGGTAACTGGGATTGGCGACAGCTCCGAGTTGATTGTCGATCTGGACGTCGAGACCGTCGGAGAGTGGTGGGACATGGGCGCCCCCTTTTTCGGCGTCGCCCCCGCTTGGCATGACTCGGCGCTCGAGGACATCCTGGGCGCCGAATTCGTCGACGAGACAGACCCGCAGGACCTCATGCGGATTTTCACCGGCTACACGACCGGTGTCGTCTACGACGACGAGGGCGAACAGCTGGGTGGGCTCCCCAACGCCATTTTCGGCGGGTTCCCGTGGGATCAGGCAAACTGGGCCTGGTTCTACGGCAATATGCGCTCTCCCGAGCACCGCCCGGCCGAGGCCGACAACCCCGACGGGACCTATCAGTTCGCGTTTGCCACCGGCGACGACTTTCCTCGATCGACGCTCGAGTTTGACCCCGAGGAAGACACCCTATCCGGGCTCCATCCCGCCAGCGGCGCCGCAACCTCCATGCGGACAAAAGGCCGGAGCGTCGTCCGCTATCCAGCGGAAGGACTCGAGAAAGGTGCGGCCTACCCGCCGAAAGAGACCGTCGAGTTCCTGTCTGTCCTGTTCGGTACCGACTACACAAACCCCGACGTCGCCAGCGAGCACGTTGAGGTGGTCACGACGTCGAACAGCAAACCGCACGCCTCTTACGTCGTCCTGTTCCATCACCCCGAGACTGACGCTCACGCACTGATCGAGGGCGACAACATCGTGATGCCGGAAGACTTCGACCTCTCCGGCGACACCTACGACCCTATCCAGGAGTGGGCCGAGACCGCTGCCACGACGATCGAGGAGCGAGAGGAGGCGTTTCGGAAAGAAATGGAGGTCCCCGAGTATATTCGGCGAACGCCGCTCGAGGAGCGCGACCTGATGGTCGATCCCCAGGAGGCCGGCCCGTTCACGATGGACGACCGAACCGGCCCTCATCCCGACGATCAGCACCGCGAGGACCAGTACCCGGACGACGAGGAGGCTGCGATCGCGGAAGACCTCGCCCAACAGATCGAGCACGAGCAGCGTATGAAGGACGCCGAAGACGCCAGCGTCTACGACCCGATCGCTGACATGGAGGACGAGAACAGCGCCCAGGACGACGGCGCCGACGACGATCTCCGCGTCTGGGAAGTCGATGTCCCCGACGACGTCCCCCGCGAGGTCGGCGAGTTCACCCTCGACACCGAGTATAGTGCGCCGTGGTCGCTGAAATGGTACGCCTACAGCGGGAGCGAACCCTCCGAAATCTCGGCAACCCACCGGACTGAGTCCCCGTGGCACAAGGTTCGCGTAGACGAGAACGACGTCGGTTATTCGGTCACCGTCTCCTACCGGAAGCGCCACGGCGGGCTGAAATCGAACCCGAATCGCGTTCTTACCGGCGCCTCTCGCGACGCCGCGCTGGCGTTCGCCGAGGCGTACATGGAGACGTTCGGCCCGGATGACTACGACGACGGTGATCTCCTCGACTCCCGCGACACCTGGCAGGCTGGCCGCCAGGCCGCCGAGCGCAACATGGGCAACCTCGAGGTGACCGGGATTTCGCACCTCTACCCGACCGACTGGACGACCGACGAAACCGGAAGTCCGGTGCCGCCGGCCGACGACATCGACGATCAGGACAACGCCGATGACGTCGATGAGTGGGCCCAGGCTCTCGAGACCCTGCGCGCCGAGTACGGCGATAGTTACGGCGAACGCGTCGAGGCGGTCGCCGACATTCGCCGCGCCGCCGAGACGGAACCGCCGCGCTCGCTGGCCGACGAGGGCGTCACGCAGCCAATTTTCCGCTATCAAGACGTCGACCCGGCCGACGCCTGGAACCAGATCCAGGAGCGTGCCGGCGAGGACGACGCCGAGCAGATCCGCGAGGTAATCATCGAAGCCGCCGACGAGATCGGAACCGACGCCGACGACAGTGACGACGTCTACGATCCGACGGACGACCTCGAGATCGGCGACAACGACGCGATCGATACTGAGACCGACACCACTCCTGGGGAGGACCGCGATCTCCTACTCGAAGTTGAAGGAATCGGCCCGAAGCGAGCCGACGCACTCCTCGAGGCGTTCGACGACGGTCGATCAGTTGCCCAGCGAGCCGCGAGCAACTGGGGAGCAGTCGCCGACGTCGACGGGATTAGCGAGGACACCGCTCGAGAGCTGTTTGACCGGATGAAAGAGGCCGGTGTTTACGACAATCTCCGGGACGACACAACCGAAGGCGTCAACTCGACGACCGTCAATGTGAACGGCCAGCCGTCTCAGGCTATCCTCGAGGACCCTGACGAGGACACCGGCCAGGCCGACGATGTTCCCGAGACGGATGACCTGTCCGACGCGCTCGTTGCGAGAGGTATCAACCGGATCACGGCCAACCATTTGAAGGACTCTTACGACACGATCGACGACGTTGCGAGCGCCGTCGCGAATGCCGACGACGTCACCGACCTGAAAGGGGTCGGCGACGGCTCGGCCGAGGAGGTCCGCGCCGCTTTCGTCGATCACAACGCCGGCGACGTCCAGGACGACGTCGCCGACGACCCCAAAATAGATCCGACAGAAATAGACACAGACTGCGACAACACCAAGGACGACTGTACTGACGGAGACAGAGACGCCTGCAAGGCGCTCGTCGAGGAATGCGGCTTTGATCGTGAGGAGGCCGAAGAACTCCTCGCTGAAGCCAAACGTGCCGACGGAGAACTTCCGCCGAAGGCCAAACGCGCCCTTTCGACGGCCTGGACGTCGTACAAACAGGCAATCAAAAAGGGCCACGAGGCGGTCGAGGCGGCTGAAAAGATCAAAGACTATCAGGGCGAACCCAAGCACGCAGAGCGGTCGATGGCGATTATCAACGGGATCAGAGAAGCATACGGCCAGGAGCCGATCGACTTTGACGGCGTACCGGAGGTGCCGGACGTCGATGTCCCCGAACCCGTTTCAGGGCCAGTTACGCCAGAAACTGCGGGTGTCGACGTCGAAATCGAGGCGGACGTCTACGACCCTATCCTCGAGTTCTCATGACCTGTCTATCACTTCAGCAGACGGCGTACATCGTTGCAGTCGCGGTCGGCCTAGCGGTCATGTCGCCAAAAGATTGGCACGATATCGCCTTGGACGCTGCTCGGAAGCGGTTTGGCCTCGGACCTGGAGGTTCCGCTACGGAAGACGGAGAGGGGACAAATGACTGATCAGCCTGCCCCCTCACCCGCCGACGATAAGGACGATGTCGAGTTCACGGTGGGAGAGTTCGTCGACGGAGAGAACCGATACCGAGTGATCCGCGAAAAAGGCGAAGAAGACCGCTGGATAGCGTCGACGTATTGGCTCGAGTGGAATGGAGAAGAATTAGACGCCGAGGACCTGATCTAACAGGCCGTCGTCCTTCGCGAGGTGCGGGCGGAGGCGGTTCCAGTCGTTCGTCGACTCGACCAGGACCTCACCCGCCCCGACGTTCTCGATCACGACCTCGCGATCGTTGAGCTCCTCGAGGCCACGACCACCTGCCTCGTCGATACTGTAGACGTTGAACGTGGCGCTCTTGTTGATCTTCCCCAAGTCGTTGTCGTCGTTCACCCTGAAGTAGATCCGCCGGTCACACTGGCTGATGAGTTCGCTGTTCACCTGCTGGGGGCGCTGCATGATGTGGACGGTCTCGGCTTCGTGTTTCCGGCCTCGAGACTGGAGTGTGAGCACACGATCGTCGATGCCGTGTTCACTGGCGTACTGTCCAACTTCGTCGCCACAGACGAGCGCCGAACGCGAGGGGGTCAGATCCTTACACAACTCGAACGTAGCCCCACAGATCGCTCCGTAGGTCGGTGCCATGTCCTCCTCAGTCATGTCTGGAACAACCCGGATCCGGCGGTGGTTGTACAAGACCTTCCGCCAATCGAGTTCTTTCGCCTTCTCGATGGTCACCTCGAGACGCCGAAAGAGAGGGTCGTGCTTCCCGTTTGTATCACACAGCCCACGTTCCTCGTCTTCTGGATCGAACAGGACGGCGTAGTCAAATGTCTCGCCAGGATTCCGCGGATGGTTTGGATCCAGAATCCGCTCGATCACGGCACCTGCACCCCAGGACTTTCCCGTTCCAGACTGACCGATCACGGCGATACGTCCCATCTATCCCTCCGCCCGAGCGGGCTCGAGGTCCAGTTGACCGGTGTACGCCTCGGCCAGAATCCGGACAACCTCGCCCGCTGTAAGCGAGCCGCCCCATTCGCGACCGTCGACGACGCCGGCATCGAAGTCACGTTGGATAGCCGCTTCAGCGTTCTCGAACGCCTCGATCTGGTCTGCGTAGCCGAGTGCGAGTTGTTCCTGTGTCATGCTCGTTCCTCGACGTCTTGAACCAGTTCGTCCAGTTCGACCTCGAGGTCGTCAGTCTCCTCGTCAAACTCGCTGTCTTCCTCGTGACGATCGCGAACCCCGACCTGCGCGGGATCGCGGCGTCGACGTCGACGCATGGCCTCGCGATGGTGGGTTGCTTCGATCCTCGCGAGATGGTCGTCGATCCGCCACAGCAGCCAGACGATCAGGATCAGCAGATATGCTGCTATAAGCTTCTGCTGGGCCTTGTTGAGGGAGAACCCGATCCTCATTCGCCATCGCCTCCGTTCTCCTCGGCGACATCGGCATCGAAGGTATCCGGATCGTCGGTGAGCATCATCTGGGCCTTCGCGGCCATAAACTGCTGATACTCGTCGTCCTCGAGGACGTCGCGAAGGATCTTGTCGCGTTTCCGCGCCATCTTGTTGAAGACCTCGACAACCTCGTGACCGTTCCCGTCGACGACGCCGGCGAGCAGCGAGGCCGCTCGATCTTCACTCATCCGTTCGATGTGGACGTCGACGTCGTGGGCTTCGGCGAGTTGCTTCAGGTCGGCCCGCTGGACGTTGACGATATCACAGAAGATTGCGGCACCTGACGAGCCGACACCGGGGACATCCTCTGTCAGGAAGCCCGCGATCCGCGATGGGTCCCGCATCATGCTGGCGATCTGTGACGGCCGCACGTCGCCGCTAAACGGATTCTGGTTCATGCGAGACCACCGGCGAGGTTGCCGATCGCGTCGCGAAGGTCGCCGATCTTTTCCTCCCCGTCCGGTCGCAGGTAGATGATCGTTGCTGCTGCCATGAGTGATGTACCGAGTAGACCCCAGGTCGGATCGATGTCACCGTCGGCCGGGGTCAGAACGTGTTCTTCGACGAATCGACTCCCGAAGTGCCCCAGGTGGAATGCCTCGAATGTCGCCCGGAGTTCTTCTTCGAGCTGGTCTTTCGTCATGTCGCTGTCCGCCAGGTCTTCCTCGGAGAGACCGAAGACGCCGAGACGCGCCGCGCCACCGTTGATGGCCTCCTCAATAGCGGCTGCATCGACCTCGAGCGGGTCTGAAGAGCTATCGGGGTGTTCTCCCTCGTCGCCATCGGAAGATCCGCTCTCGTCGCTCTCAGTGGCGTCATCGTCTTCGACGCCATCGAAGAGGCCGCCGCCCAGGTCATCCTCGGTCAGATCGACGACCGCCTCATCGACGTCGTCGACACTCGGCTCATCTTCGCTCTTCTCGAGATCTTCGTCACGATCGTCGACGTCGTTCAGTTCCTCTTCTGTGTCGTCTTCCTCGACGACATCAGGCTCTTCCAGCGTCATTGGTCAGGGTCGTAGAGCTTCCCGTTGTTGCGGAGAGCCTCGAGGACTGCACGATCGGCGGCAAGCGGGTCAGACGGGTCGATGGGAACGTTGATCCGTTCTTCCTCTTGCTCGTCCGGTGCGGCTTCGACTTCGTGGCGTTTCTCGAGCTTTTCACGTTCCGCAGCAATCGAGGAGCCGCTGCTGGAGTTACGCCGTTGATAGAGCTTCCAGGCGACGACCGCCACGAGGATCACGCCGATCACCGCCACGTGTCGCCTGTCGATTGACGGGAGTGGGAGACTCGAGGACTCGTCATCACTGTCGTCACCGTCGGCGATTTCAGGCGGTTCATCCATCTCACTCTGCTGCTCACGGTCTTTGATCTCTTGGGCTGTTTGATCCATTGAATTACCACCTGTAGGAGGTATCGCAGTGGGGACACTCGTCCGGTTTCCCGTCGACAACGTGGGAACATTCCGGACACAGGAACCGGTAGACTTCCTCGGCACCGCCGTCCGCGATCGCCCGTTGGCCAGTATCGACCTCGGTTTCGCTCTCGACCAGATCAGCCCATTCGTCGTCGTAATCGTACTCCTCGAGGGGAATCAACCGATGTACGGCGTCGGATGCGGCATCGGCTGGGAGAACGTGCGGATTTGAGTGGCGACGGAACTCCGACTCGGAGGTGACTGGAAGCCACCGTTCACACTCTAAACAGGCTGCTCGATACTTGTTCCCCGGTTTGGGGGATCTTTCAATTCTTTTGTCGAGGACCGGGACGGTACGGGCCGATCCACAATACTTGCAGTGGTCGTCCATTATCGTCCCTCCTCGAGATGGGGGAATTGGGGCAGTTGAATCGTCATACGTAGCAGGGGAATTGGGAGCGACCGACGTCTGCAACGCGCCGTCGCACCACCTCGAAAATACCCCCAATTCCTGATGAGTCTAAGCCCAAAGAAATGGTGACCGGCCGCCAATTCCGCCATTTCCCTATTTTCGCCTTTTGTTTAATCGGGGTGAGCGCGACAACTTGACCTGCCAACATGGCAGCGATCAATCTCAACAGCGCGACCTCGACGCTGACCAGCGCTGCGTTCCTCAAGAGCGCGGTCCTGATCGTCGTGGGCTCGCTGCTCGCTCAGGTAGTGGTGTCGTATATGCGAAGCAACGTCTACGACGTCCAGGTCCGCGGCGGCGACGCGATCTATGCGCTCGTCGGTGCACTCATCGCCCTCATGGTCCTTCCGAACGGCTACGGTCGGAACATCGCCCTCGGATCGACCGCCACGGCAGTCCGAACGGTCGCAGCTGACTACGGGGTGGTTTAAACTATGCAGATCGGTGGCACCGGTGTCGAGCAGGAGATCATGCTCACGCCCGACAAGCCGTTCATCAACGAACAAAACACGGTGCAGCCGGGCGACGAAAACACGCCAGCGTACCACTTCAAGGGGCAAGAGGGGTACGTCCTGTTCATCCCTGCTGGAACGCTGTTCGCTCCGATCCTTCGGGACGCCAATGGCAACCTCCTCGACGACTCGACGC
Protein-coding sequences here:
- a CDS encoding ATP-binding protein is translated as MGRIAVIGQSGTGKSWGAGAVIERILDPNHPRNPGETFDYAVLFDPEDEERGLCDTNGKHDPLFRRLEVTIEKAKELDWRKVLYNHRRIRVVPDMTEEDMAPTYGAICGATFELCKDLTPSRSALVCGDEVGQYASEHGIDDRVLTLQSRGRKHEAETVHIMQRPQQVNSELISQCDRRIYFRVNDDNDLGKINKSATFNVYSIDEAGGRGLEELNDREVVIENVGAGEVLVESTNDWNRLRPHLAKDDGLLDQVLGV